The following coding sequences lie in one Trypanosoma brucei gambiense DAL972 chromosome 7, complete sequence genomic window:
- a CDS encoding retrotransposon hot spot (RHS) protein translates to MIQNNGNMRNTQNVFNERFNRAQGEVQEQGGRQMLNPSVTGKRKSREEELYESLYYAKWSYVMSGYNQEPLGMKVFFGRPQHIWTEEEVDITPEHCEVDAELEERPTGLEIFVLTSMMGWPSDRFQGRLISLYQRIGILDNNVYIRREMMRVWYIIQRKLNAWWVQKTESTPPTHIVIGISGIGKSCGVGSFLLHSLLHFHEGMLDVVVYFTGSKAYLIYNKKGNEEGRVVLYEREDVTNVIEEMRLKKRGHIIFDINSPKESLPYEIPRNVWGVTVLAPPDGVRYKYWMKNLEQTRIILNCDDVRDIKAFVAWNKLSLFPNYTTLDENARAKVKEELEDEWRLVERRVDFVGPLPRYVFRNGAGCREAAVIGYLSSLSCNRRDGYDMMMGKYFEWKGNDFTESLIKIVRERSRYGNLESYHCRPLSVAIGNMILCTLFADVAESMSSHEFMMEYGKVGAYSLKTRALVSLLFPRVFCVVTKHLNYLRRLGETEDKRSILKDMTPQQFQLVEQKFLPEAGQNAIGNCKYKVLYRSLEESKLFVGGFFFVEDCSRRVADMRDGFPQLGVASKTIVLIQITDNYRKEASVSELQEFMTNIARYFSDWDTFSRNMAWEMIYVNAIYGGVIKTRQRCVNNNTADAEQQTEETQVFWDGIDQYQITFDNKIQKELIIAYHEERKYRDAPAFTRK, encoded by the coding sequence ATGAttcaaaacaacggcaataTGAGAAATACTCAGAATGTGTTTAACGAACGGTTTAATCGTGCACAAGGTGAAGTGCAGGAACAAGGTGGACGACAGATGCTGAATCCATCGGTAactggaaaaaggaaatctcgtgaagaggagttataTGAGTCTCTGTATTATGCGAagtggagttatgtgatgtcagGTTATAATCAAGAGCCACtcggtatgaaggtattcTTTGGAAGACCACAACACATATGgacggaagaagaagtggaTATAACTCCTGAACATTGTGAAGTTGATGCGGAACTTGAGGAGAGACCCACTGGCCTGGAGATCTTTGTCCTTACATCAATGATGGGTTGGCCATCAGATAGATTTCAAGGTCGACTAATTAGTTTATATCAGAGAATTGGGATATTGGACAATAATGTCTacatccgtcgtgaaatgATGCGTGTGTGGTATATAATACAACGAAAATTAAATGCATGGTGGGTGCAAAAGACAGAGagcacaccaccaacacacattgTCATTGGTATATCTGGTATTGGAAAATCATGTGgagttggatcatttttacttcattccctacttcacttccatgaaggaatgcttgatgtCGTTGTGTATTTCACGGGTTCCAAAGCTTACCTTATATACAACAAGAAGGGGaatgaggaagggagggttgTATTGTACGAGAGAGAAGACGTCACTAATGTTATTGAAGAAAtgcgtttaaaaaaaagagggcatattatttttgatattaaTAGTCCTAAGGAGAGTCTGCCTTATGAGATCCCAAGAAATGTTTGGGGTGTGACTGTCCTCGCACCCCCAGATGGAGTTCGCTACAAGTACTGGATGAAGAACCTGGAACAAACAAGGATAATTTTAAACTGCGATGACGTACGTGACATTAAGGCGTTTGTGGCTTGGAACAAACTGTCCCTATTTCCCAACTATACGACTCTCGATGAAAATGCTCGTGCGAAGGTTAAGGAAGAACTAGAGGATGAGTGGAGGTTGGTGGAGAGACGTGTTGACTTTGTGGGGCCGCTGCCTCGTTATGTTTTCAGAAATGGAGCTGGCTGTCGTGAGGCGGCAGTAATAGGGTATCTAAGCAGTCTCAGTTGTAATAGACGAGATGGCTATGATATGATGAtgggaaaatattttgaaTGGAAAGGTAATGATTTCACAGAATCGTTAATAAAGATTGTACGGGAGAGGAGCAGATATGGAAACCTCGAATCATACCACTGTAGACCTCTATCAGTTGCCATTGGGAATATGATACTCTGTACGCTGTTTGCAGATGTTGCGGAAAGTATGTCATCCCATGAATTCATGATGGAATACGGTAAGGTCGGAGCCTACTCGCTTAAAACAAGGGCTTTggtttcacttctctttcctagAGTCTTTTGTGTGGTCACAAAACATTTGAACTACCTCCGAAGACTCGGAGAGACGGAAGACAAGCGTAGCATCCTGAAAGATATGACCCCACAACAGTTTCAACTTGTTGAACAAAAGTTCTTACCAGAAGCTGGACAGAATGCAATTGGAAACTGTAAATACAAGGTGCTCTACAGGTCATTGGAGGAGAGTAAGCTTTTTGTGGGtggttttttctttgtggaagATTGCTCTAGAAGGGTTGCGGATATGAGGGATGGTTTTCCACAACTGGGAGTTGCCTCAAAGACTATTGTGCTTATTCAAATAACAGATAAttacaggaaagaagcaagtgTTTCAGAGTTACAGGAATTTATGACAAACATTGCAAGGTATTTTTCCGATTGGGATACCTTTTCTCGTAACATGGCATGGGAGATGATATATGTTAATGCTATTTATGGTGGTGTGATTAAGACGCGGCAACGATgtgtgaacaacaacaccgctgATGCTGAGCAACAAACTGAGGAAACACAAGTATTTTGGGATGGTATTGACCAGTATCAAATAACATTTGATAACAAGATACAGAAAGAGCTTATAATAGCGTATcatgaagagagaaaatatcgAGATGCACCAGCATTCACACGGAAATGA